A single genomic interval of Antarcticibacterium arcticum harbors:
- a CDS encoding efflux RND transporter periplasmic adaptor subunit: MIYVGLGFLAAGLLLGWLFFGGTSESSATTENQLEEAHAHEEGESEIWTCAMHPQIRQEEPGNCPICGMELIPVKASAAVNDSEIQMSEAAARIADIQTVTVKAGSPTKEIYLTGRVTADERNVSAVTARFPGRIEKLFVNFTGQEVRRGERLASIYSPELVQAQKELLEAVRFKETNPSFLEAAVRKLKQWDLTDTQIQNIQENGKVQYNFDIYSTQSGTVTSRNISEGDYVGEGQPLFDIANLNKVWVLYDAYERDLAWIKKGDNVSFSVPSMPGQRFTSTVTFIDPVINPQTRVALVRTEVDNPKGKLKPDMFAQGVINSELDNLENALVIPKSSILWTGKRAIVYLKRPEFEEPTFEFREVVLGPEAGDLYVVTEGLEAGDEVVANGVFKVDAAAQLQGKRSMMSPEGGPAMTGHNHGGTEMEEGDDMPEQTKTSEFVQGNVMDMSNDVPKAFKKQFNEVIDAYLELKEGLVRGNLDETQESSTQLLSALDKLDGKVLSGHAKDFWEEKKNFLFKHTKLCKQANTIEGKRENFIFLSQPLIKIVEAFGANQKLYVNFCPMANNNKGAYWLSNSEEIRNPFFGEAMLTCGEVKSVIN, translated from the coding sequence ATGATATACGTTGGGCTGGGCTTTTTAGCAGCAGGCCTACTCTTGGGGTGGCTTTTTTTTGGTGGAACATCAGAAAGTTCAGCCACCACCGAAAATCAGCTGGAGGAAGCACACGCCCATGAGGAAGGAGAATCAGAAATCTGGACTTGCGCAATGCATCCACAGATTAGACAGGAGGAACCGGGAAATTGTCCTATATGCGGCATGGAATTGATACCCGTAAAAGCGTCTGCAGCTGTCAATGACTCTGAGATACAAATGAGTGAAGCCGCAGCCAGGATTGCAGATATTCAAACCGTGACTGTAAAGGCAGGGTCACCTACTAAAGAGATATATCTTACAGGGAGGGTGACCGCAGATGAGCGCAATGTTTCGGCTGTGACTGCACGTTTTCCGGGACGTATTGAGAAGTTATTTGTGAACTTCACAGGACAAGAAGTAAGAAGAGGAGAAAGGTTAGCCTCTATCTATTCCCCGGAGTTGGTACAGGCGCAAAAGGAACTCCTGGAGGCTGTACGGTTTAAAGAGACTAATCCTTCTTTTTTAGAAGCTGCGGTAAGGAAATTAAAACAGTGGGATTTAACAGATACCCAAATCCAGAATATCCAGGAGAATGGAAAGGTGCAATATAATTTTGACATTTATTCTACACAGTCTGGAACCGTTACCAGCAGAAATATAAGTGAAGGGGATTACGTCGGTGAAGGTCAGCCCCTATTTGACATCGCCAACCTGAACAAGGTTTGGGTTCTTTATGATGCCTATGAAAGGGATCTGGCCTGGATTAAAAAGGGAGATAATGTCAGTTTCTCTGTTCCCTCGATGCCCGGTCAAAGATTTACAAGTACCGTCACCTTTATTGATCCGGTGATTAACCCCCAAACGAGGGTGGCTTTGGTGCGAACTGAAGTAGATAATCCTAAAGGAAAACTCAAACCGGATATGTTTGCTCAAGGAGTAATTAACAGTGAGTTGGATAATTTAGAAAACGCACTCGTTATACCAAAATCTTCCATCCTGTGGACCGGTAAAAGAGCCATTGTCTACTTAAAGAGGCCAGAGTTTGAAGAGCCCACCTTCGAGTTTAGGGAAGTAGTTCTAGGCCCCGAGGCAGGGGACTTGTATGTGGTCACTGAAGGCTTGGAAGCAGGTGATGAAGTTGTGGCCAATGGCGTATTTAAGGTAGATGCTGCAGCACAATTGCAAGGGAAGCGCAGTATGATGAGCCCCGAAGGCGGTCCTGCAATGACCGGTCATAATCATGGCGGAACGGAAATGGAAGAAGGTGATGACATGCCGGAGCAAACGAAAACTTCAGAGTTTGTCCAGGGAAATGTAATGGACATGAGTAATGATGTTCCAAAAGCTTTCAAAAAACAATTTAATGAAGTGATTGATGCCTATCTGGAACTTAAAGAAGGACTGGTTAGAGGAAATCTTGATGAAACACAAGAATCAAGTACTCAGCTGTTATCTGCTCTCGATAAACTTGATGGAAAAGTTTTATCTGGTCATGCTAAAGATTTCTGGGAAGAAAAGAAGAATTTTTTGTTCAAGCATACCAAGCTATGTAAGCAGGCCAATACAATAGAAGGGAAACGCGAAAACTTCATTTTCCTTTCACAGCCACTAATAAAGATCGTAGAGGCTTTTGGAGCTAACCAGAAGTTGTATGTGAATTTTTGCCCTATGGCCAATAATAACAAAGGTGCTTACTGGCTAAGTAACAGCGAAGAAATCAGGAATCCATTTTTTGGCGAAGCTATGCTTACTTGCGGCGAAGTGAAATCCGTAATAAATTAA
- a CDS encoding TolC family protein, whose amino-acid sequence MKKNIINISAFIMFFLGLWTTNSHAQEEGIQSRYLEKYLVLAAENNPQIRSLYKEYLAALEKVVQEGTLPDPQISFGYFIQPVETRVGAQQATASFSQMFPWFGTLDAQERVAAERAQARLQLFEDAKLELFRDVKITYTELYYLEMAIQVTEENLTLLSSFKSIAEVQFESGKTGFSSVLQVELEEEELESRLAYLKDSRIPLLTEFEELLNEELQEPLEFPESLWEEQLLNEKSILLEMILAENPRLEQLEHQARSFEEQLTVAKKMGLPSFTLGGTYTNIASRTDLDPAMALPDNGQDAFIFPQIGIRVPLYRKRYKAMRQEAILQQEAVQLKKENLENELETKLEQLYRDYVDAVRNVELYSRLTTIAKQSLELYQTELSTGRNNVLEIIRMERQLLNYGLELARAKTERNNNVYRINYLIGEGYE is encoded by the coding sequence ATGAAAAAGAATATCATAAATATAAGTGCTTTCATCATGTTTTTTCTCGGTTTGTGGACGACTAACTCCCATGCCCAGGAAGAAGGAATACAAAGCAGGTATTTAGAAAAGTATCTGGTGCTGGCTGCTGAAAACAATCCGCAGATAAGATCCCTTTACAAAGAATACCTTGCTGCGCTTGAGAAAGTAGTCCAGGAAGGAACGTTGCCAGATCCACAGATAAGTTTTGGTTATTTCATTCAACCAGTAGAAACCCGTGTTGGAGCTCAACAGGCTACAGCTTCCTTTAGCCAAATGTTCCCCTGGTTTGGGACCCTTGATGCCCAGGAGCGGGTCGCGGCTGAAAGAGCGCAGGCACGGCTACAGCTTTTTGAAGATGCTAAACTCGAACTTTTTAGGGATGTGAAAATTACCTATACAGAGTTGTATTACCTTGAAATGGCGATACAAGTAACAGAAGAGAACCTGACGCTGCTTAGTTCCTTTAAGAGCATCGCAGAGGTGCAGTTCGAAAGCGGGAAAACGGGCTTTTCTTCTGTTCTACAAGTTGAACTGGAAGAGGAAGAGTTGGAAAGCAGGCTAGCATATTTAAAGGACAGCAGGATTCCCCTGCTTACAGAGTTCGAGGAGTTACTAAATGAAGAACTACAAGAGCCTCTCGAGTTCCCTGAAAGTCTTTGGGAGGAACAGCTTCTAAATGAAAAGAGTATACTTCTGGAAATGATCTTAGCTGAGAACCCCCGCCTGGAACAACTCGAACATCAGGCGAGGAGTTTCGAAGAGCAGCTCACTGTAGCCAAAAAAATGGGTTTACCATCTTTTACTCTTGGGGGGACCTATACCAATATTGCTTCAAGAACAGATTTAGATCCGGCTATGGCACTGCCAGACAATGGTCAGGATGCATTTATTTTTCCACAAATAGGAATACGGGTGCCGCTTTACAGAAAAAGGTATAAAGCCATGCGCCAGGAAGCTATTCTGCAGCAAGAGGCAGTCCAGTTGAAAAAGGAAAACCTGGAGAATGAATTGGAGACAAAGCTTGAGCAGTTGTATCGCGATTACGTGGACGCAGTGCGAAACGTTGAACTCTACAGTCGGTTGACAACAATTGCCAAACAATCACTGGAGCTTTACCAGACAGAACTATCTACAGGTAGAAACAATGTTTTGGAAATAATTCGAATGGAACGCCAACTTTTAAACTACGGTTTGGAACTGGCAAGGGCCAAAACAGAACGAAATAACAATGTGTACAGAATAAACTACTTAATAGGAGAAGGTTATGAATAA
- a CDS encoding efflux RND transporter permease subunit produces the protein MLNRTIKFFLENKLVTALLTVAFIAWGVATAPFNWELDWMPRDPVPVDAIPDIGENQQIVYTEWMGKSPQDIEDQITYPLTTTLLGVPGVKTIRSSSLFGLSSIYIIFEEDIEFYWSRSRILEKLNSLPAGTLPADVQPALGPDATALGQVYWYTLEGRNPKTGEPTGGWDPQELRTIQDFYVKYSLSAAEGVSEVASIGGYVKEYQVEIDPTAMKSYGVNVKQIMEAVRESNLDVGARTIEFNRAEYLVRGLGYIKSLEDLEEAVVAVNENTPIRLKDVARIQMGPATRRGGLDKGGAEATGAVVVARYGSNPLAVINNVKEEIKNIAPGLPSKTLADGTVSKVTIVPFYDRSGLIYETLGTLEEALILEILISIIVVIVLVLNLRAAIMISSLLPIGVLMTFIVMQYAGVDANIVALSGIAIAIGVMLDVGVIFTENILRHLELPENKGRPKIAVIYEGTIEIASAVLTALATTVISFIPVFAMTGQEGKLFGPLAFTKTFALISAMFVGLVVIPALAHGLFSMNFGKKRTRRIWNFALIALGVFLLFKVAWVGIMFIALGVNNLLEPRWPEEKRKYPTYINIGIVLVGVLYFLNREWLPLGADQSEFTNLIFVGGIIVIVLGILMAMVKYYQPILRWALENKWKFLSLPIMIILFGLFSWQGFDKIFSPIATGFDKLGYNVRQTEVWLGISETFPGAGEEFMPPLEEGSFLLMPTTMPHSGVEENVETIRTLDRRLTAIPEVDMTVGKWGRASTALDPAPISMFENVINYKSEYVLDQNGRRKRFEVNDEDQYVLKNGEVFDPETMQREDLDVSQLIGDPGGEYFRQWRDHIKSPDDIWDEIVGTTSLPGVTSAPKLQPIATRLIMLSTGMRAPMGMKIFGPDLETIEEVGLQMENILREVPGVKAPSVFADRVVGKPYMELEIDRRAIARYGLSIGDVQRIISAAVGGMSMTTTVEGRERYGVRLRYAREFRDNPEEVKEILVPTPKGVQIPLGDLVEVQYVQGPQVIKSEDTFLLSYVIFDKEADVAEVDVVENAQALINEKIESGEFVVPPGVSYKFAGNYENQLRAAKTLSIVIPISLLAIFLLLYFQFGNVQTTLMAFSGVFVALSGGFILLWLYNQTWFLDFNLLGENMREVFQIGPINLSVAVWVGFIALFGVATDDGVLMGTYLKQVFAEEKTTDKNSIRRAVVMAGSKRVRPAVMTTATTLIALLPILTSTGKGSDIMIPMAIPTFGGMLFQTITMFVVPVLYSMWQEKKWSNPKLQEQQLNELDK, from the coding sequence ATGCTTAACCGAACAATTAAATTCTTTTTAGAAAATAAGTTAGTGACCGCTTTACTGACGGTTGCGTTTATAGCCTGGGGGGTGGCTACAGCACCATTTAATTGGGAACTTGACTGGATGCCAAGAGATCCCGTTCCCGTAGATGCTATACCCGATATTGGTGAAAACCAGCAAATAGTTTATACCGAATGGATGGGGAAATCGCCCCAGGATATTGAAGATCAGATCACCTATCCACTCACCACTACACTTTTAGGAGTCCCCGGAGTAAAAACCATTCGCAGTAGTTCACTATTTGGTCTTTCCAGTATATATATAATTTTTGAAGAGGATATAGAATTCTACTGGAGCCGATCCAGGATCTTAGAGAAATTAAATTCTCTTCCTGCCGGTACGCTGCCTGCAGATGTACAACCTGCTCTAGGCCCTGATGCCACAGCCCTGGGACAGGTTTACTGGTACACCCTGGAAGGCCGGAACCCTAAAACCGGGGAACCAACCGGAGGTTGGGATCCACAGGAATTACGAACCATCCAGGACTTTTACGTCAAATACTCCCTATCTGCTGCCGAAGGCGTATCCGAGGTAGCTTCCATTGGTGGATACGTCAAGGAGTACCAGGTTGAGATTGATCCTACCGCTATGAAAAGCTATGGGGTAAATGTAAAACAGATCATGGAGGCGGTACGGGAAAGCAACCTCGATGTTGGCGCCCGTACCATCGAGTTTAACCGTGCAGAATACCTGGTGCGGGGTCTGGGATACATTAAAAGCCTGGAAGACCTGGAAGAAGCAGTGGTCGCCGTCAACGAGAACACCCCCATTCGTCTCAAAGATGTTGCAAGAATTCAAATGGGCCCGGCCACCAGGCGAGGTGGTTTGGATAAAGGAGGTGCAGAAGCGACAGGAGCTGTGGTTGTGGCGAGGTACGGTTCAAATCCCCTGGCTGTTATCAATAATGTAAAAGAGGAAATAAAGAATATAGCCCCGGGGTTACCAAGCAAAACCTTAGCCGATGGAACAGTATCAAAAGTTACAATTGTTCCCTTTTACGATCGTTCAGGGCTAATATATGAGACTTTGGGAACACTGGAAGAGGCTCTTATTCTGGAGATCCTCATAAGTATTATAGTCGTTATAGTTCTTGTTCTGAATTTAAGGGCAGCCATTATGATCTCAAGTCTGCTGCCTATTGGGGTACTTATGACATTTATTGTCATGCAGTATGCAGGAGTAGATGCCAATATTGTGGCACTTTCCGGGATTGCCATTGCCATTGGAGTCATGCTTGACGTTGGGGTGATTTTCACAGAGAACATACTTCGACATCTTGAGCTACCTGAAAATAAAGGTCGCCCCAAGATAGCAGTCATTTATGAAGGAACCATAGAAATTGCATCAGCAGTATTAACTGCCCTGGCTACAACGGTCATTAGTTTTATTCCCGTTTTTGCTATGACAGGACAGGAAGGAAAGTTATTTGGACCACTTGCTTTCACCAAAACTTTTGCACTTATATCTGCAATGTTCGTCGGCCTCGTTGTTATTCCAGCACTGGCACACGGGCTCTTTTCTATGAACTTTGGAAAAAAAAGGACCCGGAGGATCTGGAATTTTGCCCTTATTGCTTTAGGAGTTTTCCTATTGTTTAAAGTTGCCTGGGTAGGAATCATGTTTATAGCCCTGGGAGTTAACAATCTTCTGGAGCCGCGATGGCCCGAAGAAAAGCGTAAATATCCAACCTATATAAACATTGGAATTGTATTAGTTGGGGTACTGTATTTCTTAAACAGAGAGTGGTTACCACTTGGTGCAGATCAATCGGAATTTACCAACCTCATTTTTGTAGGAGGGATCATAGTCATAGTGCTGGGAATATTAATGGCGATGGTAAAATATTACCAACCTATCCTTAGGTGGGCTTTGGAAAATAAATGGAAATTTCTGTCGCTACCAATTATGATAATTCTCTTCGGGCTTTTTTCATGGCAGGGTTTTGATAAGATCTTTAGTCCTATTGCCACAGGCTTTGATAAACTTGGATATAACGTAAGGCAAACTGAGGTTTGGCTGGGAATAAGTGAGACCTTCCCGGGTGCGGGTGAAGAATTTATGCCCCCATTAGAAGAGGGATCTTTCTTGTTGATGCCCACAACTATGCCTCATTCGGGGGTGGAGGAAAATGTTGAAACCATTAGGACTCTGGACAGAAGACTAACTGCAATTCCCGAGGTGGACATGACAGTGGGCAAATGGGGTCGGGCTTCTACAGCACTTGATCCTGCTCCAATTTCAATGTTCGAGAATGTAATAAATTATAAATCGGAATATGTACTGGATCAGAATGGGCGTCGTAAACGATTTGAAGTGAACGATGAGGATCAATACGTTTTAAAGAACGGGGAAGTTTTTGATCCTGAAACCATGCAAAGAGAGGATTTGGATGTTTCTCAACTGATAGGTGATCCCGGGGGTGAATACTTCCGACAGTGGCGTGACCATATTAAATCACCTGACGATATTTGGGATGAGATAGTAGGAACCACCAGCTTGCCGGGAGTGACTTCTGCACCCAAACTGCAACCTATTGCAACTAGGTTAATCATGCTATCTACCGGAATGAGGGCCCCCATGGGGATGAAAATTTTTGGTCCAGATCTCGAGACTATTGAAGAAGTTGGGTTGCAAATGGAGAATATTCTTCGGGAGGTACCTGGAGTAAAAGCCCCATCTGTTTTTGCCGACAGAGTTGTGGGAAAACCATACATGGAGCTGGAAATCGACAGGCGCGCCATTGCGCGATACGGGCTTTCAATTGGTGATGTTCAGCGAATCATAAGTGCTGCTGTTGGTGGGATGTCAATGACTACCACAGTGGAAGGTCGTGAGAGGTATGGCGTTAGACTTAGGTATGCAAGGGAATTCAGGGATAACCCAGAAGAGGTTAAAGAAATACTCGTGCCTACTCCCAAAGGAGTACAAATCCCCTTAGGAGATTTAGTAGAAGTACAATATGTACAGGGCCCTCAGGTCATAAAGAGTGAGGATACCTTCCTGCTCTCTTATGTGATTTTTGATAAAGAAGCTGATGTTGCAGAGGTAGATGTAGTAGAAAATGCACAAGCTCTTATCAATGAGAAAATTGAATCAGGAGAATTTGTAGTACCTCCAGGAGTGAGCTACAAGTTTGCAGGGAACTACGAAAATCAATTAAGGGCTGCGAAGACTTTGTCTATTGTTATTCCTATTAGCTTGTTGGCTATTTTTCTGCTGCTTTACTTCCAGTTTGGCAATGTTCAAACAACATTAATGGCCTTTTCAGGCGTATTTGTGGCATTATCTGGGGGGTTTATCCTCCTCTGGTTATATAACCAAACGTGGTTCCTAGATTTCAATCTTCTTGGGGAGAATATGCGGGAAGTCTTTCAAATTGGGCCTATAAATCTGAGTGTTGCTGTCTGGGTAGGTTTTATTGCCCTTTTTGGGGTGGCAACAGACGACGGTGTACTTATGGGAACCTATCTAAAGCAGGTGTTTGCTGAAGAAAAAACGACGGACAAAAATTCCATTCGAAGAGCTGTTGTAATGGCAGGAAGCAAAAGGGTTAGACCCGCTGTAATGACCACTGCAACTACTCTCATCGCTTTATTGCCAATTCTAACATCCACAGGGAAGGGGTCTGATATTATGATACCCATGGCCATTCCTACATTTGGAGGAATGCTCTTCCAGACTATAACAATGTTCGTTGTTCCTGTACTATACAGTATGTGGCAGGAGAAAAAATGGTCCAATCCTAAATTACAGGAGCAACAACTAAATGAATTAGACAAGTAA
- a CDS encoding HYC_CC_PP family protein, translating into MKSILYKISSSLLASLVFLSTMSFTVNKHFCGDFLVDQAIFSQAETCGMEHDSGISDEKGCSEDSVAIDGQKDLKISFYDLNFDQQVFLASFTYSLTGLFEEQPAHNVPFANYIPPLLVYDIQVLDQTFLI; encoded by the coding sequence GTGAAATCCATCCTGTACAAAATATCATCTTCTCTTCTGGCATCCTTGGTGTTCTTATCTACTATGTCTTTTACTGTGAATAAGCATTTTTGTGGAGATTTTCTTGTGGATCAGGCCATTTTTTCTCAAGCTGAAACCTGCGGAATGGAACACGATTCGGGAATATCTGATGAAAAAGGATGTTCCGAGGATTCAGTAGCTATTGATGGCCAGAAAGATCTAAAGATATCTTTTTATGATCTCAATTTTGATCAGCAAGTATTTCTTGCAAGTTTCACCTATTCCTTAACCGGTCTTTTTGAGGAACAGCCGGCGCATAATGTTCCTTTTGCCAATTATATTCCACCTTTACTGGTCTATGACATACAGGTGCTCGACCAGACCTTCCTTATTTGA
- a CDS encoding HYC_CC_PP family protein — translation MKLLSILLSLLVLFSTSPVTMDAHYCSGKMIDFAFNKKARSCSSDLAVESEYFAEDTCCSNKTIQKTGQKDLKVSSPSFQLESFFCTVPPAIRMNSSLPEKEELSSYYYKPPLIKKDYQVLFEVFLI, via the coding sequence ATGAAACTACTTTCTATTCTTCTTTCGCTACTTGTACTGTTTTCAACATCGCCAGTTACCATGGATGCGCATTACTGCAGTGGTAAAATGATAGACTTCGCATTTAATAAAAAAGCCAGGAGCTGTAGTAGCGACTTAGCAGTGGAAAGCGAATATTTTGCCGAGGATACCTGCTGTTCCAATAAAACTATCCAAAAAACGGGTCAGAAAGATTTAAAAGTTTCTTCGCCTTCCTTCCAATTAGAATCCTTTTTTTGCACTGTTCCTCCCGCTATCAGGATGAACTCTTCACTTCCAGAAAAAGAAGAACTTTCCTCTTATTATTACAAGCCTCCTTTGATAAAAAAAGATTACCAGGTACTGTTTGAAGTGTTTTTAATTTAA
- a CDS encoding helix-turn-helix domain-containing protein → MSTFHVNSIPVKYGMVLSLIVIEIINMEENILYIKNVVCQRCKRSVREILEELKITYQEVSLGQAVLVQPLTVAEMSAIQKEFLRVGFEILFDKNEQLVNKIKSIITARIYKEDDYGSGKLSKVLSECLYYDYSHLTRVFTAIEGKTIQEFQNQVKIQRIKELLEYNEMNISEVASETGYSSATYLSTQFKKATGMSPSDYRLQKAQREVDLNML, encoded by the coding sequence ATGTCAACTTTTCACGTTAATAGCATTCCTGTAAAGTATGGGATGGTATTAAGTTTAATAGTAATTGAAATTATTAATATGGAAGAAAACATACTGTATATAAAAAATGTGGTTTGTCAACGGTGCAAAAGAAGCGTAAGGGAAATTCTTGAAGAATTAAAAATTACGTATCAAGAAGTGTCCCTGGGGCAAGCAGTACTGGTACAGCCCTTGACTGTTGCAGAAATGTCTGCCATTCAGAAAGAATTCTTGCGGGTAGGGTTCGAGATACTTTTCGATAAAAATGAGCAGCTTGTCAACAAGATAAAATCAATAATTACAGCACGTATTTATAAAGAGGATGACTATGGCAGCGGAAAATTGTCAAAGGTTTTAAGTGAATGTCTCTATTACGACTACAGTCATCTCACCCGGGTTTTTACAGCAATAGAAGGTAAGACTATACAGGAATTTCAGAACCAAGTCAAAATTCAACGTATAAAAGAATTACTTGAATATAATGAGATGAACATCTCGGAAGTTGCCAGTGAAACAGGGTACAGCAGCGCTACCTATTTATCTACTCAGTTCAAAAAAGCAACCGGTATGAGTCCTTCGGACTATAGGCTTCAAAAAGCTCAAAGAGAAGTAGACCTGAACATGTTATGA
- a CDS encoding DUF2911 domain-containing protein → MKTTKYIFYILFALFTVKGMQAQHGDHQQEKSNTNQKVLSPHTTAMAMINGAHIHIDYSSPRVRDRIIFGGLVGYNTVWQAGAHKATWIETDKELVIGDETLPAGKYGLFVIPGKENWTVMFNSRWDQHGKDEYDESENILAIEISPEKLEEHQEALLYEVKEEGGDKGIISLAWEKTKIKVPFQVAE, encoded by the coding sequence ATGAAAACTACAAAGTACATTTTTTACATACTGTTTGCATTGTTTACCGTAAAAGGAATGCAAGCCCAACATGGAGACCATCAACAGGAAAAAAGTAACACCAACCAAAAAGTTTTAAGTCCTCACACCACTGCTATGGCCATGATTAATGGGGCACATATCCATATAGATTATTCTTCACCGAGGGTACGTGACAGGATTATATTTGGGGGATTGGTTGGCTATAATACGGTTTGGCAGGCCGGGGCACATAAAGCGACCTGGATAGAAACCGACAAAGAATTGGTAATTGGTGATGAAACATTACCCGCCGGAAAATATGGTCTTTTTGTAATCCCCGGAAAAGAAAATTGGACAGTAATGTTCAATTCCCGATGGGACCAGCACGGCAAGGATGAATATGATGAAAGCGAGAACATTCTTGCCATAGAAATTTCTCCGGAAAAACTTGAAGAACACCAGGAAGCCTTGCTTTATGAGGTAAAAGAAGAAGGAGGGGACAAAGGAATTATTTCATTGGCCTGGGAAAAAACAAAGATCAAAGTCCCATTCCAGGTTGCCGAATAA
- a CDS encoding DUF6503 family protein, which translates to MKNLCRKKTALTAILVSVISLSCGTSEKKSEAGKIIQKSIEASGGENYENAEIEFTFRHRIYKSTRNSDMFRLERTVNDSTGKTTHDILSNEGLRRFVNNKAVTVPDSMVTRISDGVNSVHYFVQLPFVLNSPAAIKKLSGEDEVESEPYYEVEVSFRKEGGGTDHHDKFVYWIHKENFTVDYLAYQFFTNNGGLRFRKAVNPRIIEGIRFVDYQNYETNMLSTPLRHLDSLYEAGELEFFSNINTENINVKLNKNN; encoded by the coding sequence ATGAAAAACTTGTGTCGCAAAAAAACAGCCCTAACAGCTATACTGGTTTCAGTAATATCGCTGTCTTGTGGTACTTCCGAAAAAAAATCAGAAGCTGGGAAAATTATACAGAAAAGTATAGAGGCCTCCGGTGGGGAAAATTATGAAAATGCTGAAATCGAATTCACATTTAGGCACAGGATATATAAGAGCACACGCAATAGCGATATGTTCCGGCTGGAGCGTACTGTAAATGATTCCACCGGCAAGACTACACATGATATTCTTAGCAATGAGGGCTTGAGGCGTTTTGTAAACAACAAAGCTGTCACTGTTCCAGATTCGATGGTTACCAGGATAAGTGATGGGGTAAATTCTGTCCACTATTTTGTGCAGTTACCCTTCGTACTCAATTCCCCGGCCGCGATAAAAAAACTGTCAGGAGAGGATGAAGTAGAAAGCGAACCCTATTATGAAGTTGAAGTAAGCTTTCGAAAAGAAGGCGGCGGGACAGATCATCATGATAAATTTGTCTACTGGATCCACAAAGAAAATTTCACTGTTGATTATCTGGCGTATCAATTTTTCACGAACAATGGCGGGTTAAGATTTAGGAAAGCGGTGAATCCAAGGATCATAGAAGGAATCCGGTTTGTAGATTACCAAAACTATGAAACCAATATGCTTTCAACCCCCTTGCGGCATTTGGATTCCCTGTATGAAGCAGGGGAACTGGAGTTTTTCTCAAATATCAACACTGAAAATATCAACGTAAAATTAAACAAGAATAACTAA
- a CDS encoding PepSY domain-containing protein: MVKRKTALKLRKAHRYLGLFIGIQFIMWTVSGMYFSWTDIDEIHGDHFRKHHVEQAVFSSLIAPAKLPGGVKSLQLKDIAGKPFYLVNDEILIDAETGEEKHGITEGEALAIAGKYMREDLMISGIEMIEETGDHHEYRGGRLPAYVISYETAENIKAYVSVSDGSFQTLRHRDWRWFDFLWMTHTMDYEGRDDFNNLVLRIFSLLGFITVLSGFVLWYISSPSVRKILKKF, from the coding sequence GTGGTCAAAAGGAAAACTGCATTAAAATTAAGAAAAGCCCATCGCTATCTGGGGCTATTCATTGGGATCCAATTTATTATGTGGACAGTAAGCGGGATGTATTTTAGTTGGACAGATATTGATGAGATCCACGGCGACCACTTCAGGAAACATCATGTGGAACAGGCAGTCTTCAGTAGTTTAATAGCCCCCGCAAAACTGCCCGGGGGTGTAAAATCCCTTCAGCTTAAGGATATAGCGGGAAAACCTTTTTATTTGGTAAACGATGAAATATTAATAGACGCTGAAACCGGGGAGGAAAAACACGGAATAACTGAAGGGGAAGCTCTTGCAATCGCTGGAAAATACATGCGGGAAGATCTTATGATTTCGGGAATTGAAATGATTGAAGAAACGGGAGATCATCACGAATACCGTGGCGGGCGGTTGCCTGCCTACGTGATTTCTTACGAAACCGCTGAAAACATAAAAGCATATGTTTCAGTTTCAGATGGATCCTTTCAAACCTTAAGGCACCGGGATTGGCGCTGGTTTGATTTCTTGTGGATGACGCATACCATGGATTATGAGGGCAGGGATGATTTTAACAACCTTGTGCTGCGTATCTTTTCCCTGTTGGGATTTATAACGGTGCTGAGTGGCTTTGTACTCTGGTATATCTCCTCTCCTTCGGTTAGAAAAATACTCAAAAAATTCTAA